Sequence from the Candidatus Deferrimicrobium borealis genome:
GCCGAAAAGGGGATTGCGCAGAGGTGGCCGTTGACGCGGGAATCCCCTCATGCGGATGAAGAGGCTTAAGGGGGGAAAGGAAGGGCGCTTAGACATCCCCTCCAACAAGTGAAATGGGCACCGCCCTGTCCCTGGGCGGCGCCCGATAACCTGCCAAACAGCAGTATCAGCGAATGATGACTTCCTTATTCATCAGTTTGAGGATCACGATGATGAGGATGATGAGGACCGCGATCCCGATTAGGATCCCGATGCCGCTGTCCGTCCCAGCCGCTACCCGGTCTGTCAGGGAGGCCAACCGGTGCAGGTCCTGCGTGCTCATCGCTTCGACCTTTGCCTTCGCCTCCTCAGGCGATACGCCGTAGTCGACCAGCTTCTGGACAACGATCTTGTTCTCAAGGAACGACTGAATCTTCCCCAAGTCTTCAGAGCGGGCATTCGTCTCAGAGAGGTGGGATGCGATCAGTCCGGCCTCGGCGACCCCCCGCAACGATCCCAGTAAACCCATCCAGCCCGCCATCGCCAGCGCCAGCACGACGAACCAACCAGCTTTCCGCAATGACATCATCACCGACCCCTCCTGACGGTCTATGCGTACTTCTTGCCGGTGAAAATCGTATTCACGTAATTGACCGGTCCCCGGTGACCGGCTCGCCTAATTGTCGTGATGCCCGTGCTTATTGCTGTGCTTTTCCCCTTTATGCTTCCCGCCGTGCTTCCCGTGGGCCTTCTTCCACTGGCCGTACGGCATCGGCTTCTCGTGACCGTAGACAGTGCGGTAGTTCGCGGGGACCCGGTAGACGGGGGCCGGGACGTACCGCGGCCCCACGGCCGCCCACGGCCCGTTGTAGCCGTTGCCCCGGTACCAACGATCTCCCCGGCGGTTCCACCAACGGTTGTCGTAGAAGAAGAGGTCCACGCTTACGCCCGGCGCGAAGTATACATTCGACCGGGGGATGACAACCATCTCCGGAGGTTGCTCGACATACACCGGCTGGGGAGCGACGACTACGGGGGCAGGAAGCCCCAAGTTGACATTGACGTTGGTCCCGGCATGCGCTGGGACTGTGGTCGCGACAAATCCCGTAAGAGCGAGAACTGCCAGAACCGTAAGGATTTTTGGTTTCACTCCATTCTCCTTTCTCTTTTCCTGTTCGGGAATTTCCCTTTTCTTTCTTCGGTAAAACCGGATGAAAACTTTATCGGGACGAATCAGTCTGAAAAACTGACCTGCCCTCCGGTATTGCCCCAATTAGACGGGGGCATTTCACCGAAATTCGATCAGGCTGCAAACCCCTTGAAAACAACTGCCTTTTTCGGTGTCCGGAAGGGGGTTTCAGCTGACCCTGTTGACGTGGGATCGAACTTGCATTTTGAGGACCTTCCTCCCGGACGAGTCCTTGGCCCCGCCGGATGGGGGGCCTCGAAATGGAGGAGATCCGGGGAAGGTAATAAGCGGGAATTGGATGTCGCAGCTGAACTGTCCGGCGCGTCCGGTGCATCGTATTGGTCAGACACACGATGCCACAGATAGGAGGTGGCGTATGAGCAAGAAAAACACCGATCGCATCGAGGAGAAGGTCTTTCTTCGCGTCCCCCGCGCGCGCGTCTGGCGAGCGCTCACGGACGCAGAGGAATTCGGCGCATGGTTCGGCGTGAAGCTGGCCGGTGCTTTCGCCCCGGGCGCTTCCGTGAAAGGGACGATCACGGAGAAGGGGTACGAAGGTTTGCCGTTCGAGATCGTCGTCGAGCGAATCGAGCCCCAGCGTCTGTTTTCCTGGCGCTGGCATCCTTACGCGGTGGACCCGGAGGTGGACTACTCCGCCGAGCCGCCAACGCATGTCGTCTGCGAATTGGAGGAGGTCTTCGGCGACACGTTTCTCGCAGTCGTGGAATCCGGCTTCGACGGGATCCCGGCCGCGCGTCGCGCGGAGGCCTACCGGATGCACGTGGAGGGGTGGGCCGCGCAAATGAAGGCGATCGAGCGGTATCTCGCCAAGGCGGCTTGACAAGCGATTTACCGGGCGCGGAACCGCTCCCTGTCGAGCGAGAATCTTACAACGAGGAACTTCCGGTCTCCGTTGGAACGGGATCGGAGGGAACTTCACTCATTGGGAGGAGATCAGGCGATGATATCCAGAAAACTTTTCGCATATTTTGTGATCCCGTTGTTTTTCCTGGTTCTCGCAAGCCCTGGATTTTCAGCAGGAATGGGAGAGGAAGTTAAGGGTACGGTCACCAAGATCGATGGGGGCAAAGTAAGCATTCAGGATATAAAGGGAAACGAAAAAACGGTTGAGCCAATGAACCCGGAGGCGTTAAAGGACCTCAAAGTCGGCGACCAGGCATCGGTGAAGGACGGAGTATTGAAAAAAGAGGGCGGCGCCAAACCATCCACTCCTTCCTCAGGTCCCAAGTATTGATTGTCCGTAGTCCGGAGGGTGGACCAAGGCGTTCACCCTCCGGACAGGCTTACATACACCCCCGGAAATGGTCCGGATCAAAGCATGGCCAAAACTTGTTGGGGGGCTGCACCCCAAGCACAATCCCCCATGGAGGACATGCCCCCCCCTTTGGGTAAAAAGGGGCGGGGGGAATATTTGGTAGCCCCCGGACTAAAAACCCCCGTGCAAACAACCCCATTTTGGGGTAAAAGAGCTCGCTACATATTGCGGGGACGCTGTTGACGCTGGATTTCCTTTATAGTAACTTGCCTCTCGGACGCGCCCTTAGCTCAGCTGGATAGAGCGCTTGACTTCGGATTTCCTCAATGGGAAGGTTAATAACTCGGGAATTATTGGCGATTGTATTTTGCGCCCCGCGTGTTACCGCTACATGGGACAGCCGGAAGAGTCGGATCTCCTGGCCGTGCTTGAGGGGCTCTTCCGATAATTGCCGGATTGATCCTGAACCGGTTCAACGTATCCATGTTCGGGATGATCCAGCGCAATCAGGAAATCTACTACCCTTCGCTGGTCGAGTCAGTGGTGACACTCGGGATTATCGCCGCTCACATCCTCTTGTTCTACCTTATTCTTATTGCGAGATATTTCCCGATGTTCGAGCATCACTGCGAAGCGAGGGTTTTTTCGTCCCTGACGGGATTCGGAAAAATGGAAGGGTTAGGTCTATCGTTGCAGGCTGATCAGGCCAAGACATGACGCCAGGAGTGGAGGTGGGCCCATGAGCCCCCCGGAGATAAGGCGGGTCGTCGGTATTTTTGAGCCGGACCAGTTTTGCCGGGTGTATGGCAGGGGTGGGTTTTGGGGCTCATCCCTTCATGCGTCATCGACTGGGTGCAGGTGGGGGCCCCTCCTACGTGGGGGTGTCCTCTCCTTCTGGGGGGGGTCGCACTCGGGGGGGTGTCTCCTCTTCGGGGGTGGCGGAAACGTCGCCGCGCCGGAGCGGAAGCGGTCCGGAAGACGCCTCGATCTCAACGAACCCGCGGACCGGGGGAAGTTCCACCTCCTGTTTGTCGGGGGGGCGGTGCTCCTGAACATTGCCGTCCTGGGCCCCTTCGCCGGGGCCGGGAAAGGGAAAAATTCCTTCTGCGGGGCGCTCTGCCACACCATGACCCCCGAATACGTTGCCTATCAGTCGTCTCCCCATGCCCACGTCGAATGCGTGGAGTGCCACGTGGGCCCCGGCCTCTCGTATTTTCTGAAGTACAAGTTCGCCGGGGCCAGGCAACTGGCGAACCTGCTCCTCAACAACTACCCGGCCCCCATCCCCACCCCGGTGGAGAGCCTCCGTCCGGCACGGGCGGTCTGCGAGCATTGTCACTGGCCGGGGAAATTCTTCGGCACAAAGCTGGTGCAGCGCCCCCACTTTCGCCCTGACGAAAAGAACACTGCCGAGCAGATCACTTTGGGGGTGAAGATCGGTGGCCGGATCTTCCACAGCATCCACTACAACCATATCTCCGGGGTCAGGAAGATCGACTACGCCGCGGTGGACCGTCAGGAGCAGGATATCCCCTGGGTCGGCGTCACCCGGCTCGACGGCACGACCGAGGAGTACCTGAGCCTCGACTACAAGGGGCCGGACAGGCCGTTTGCCGACGGGGCCCGGACCTTCGACTGCATCGGCTGCCACAACCGGCCGACCCACATCTTCTACTCCCCGGACCGGGCCGTGAAAATCTATCTTGCAGCAAATCTCATCTTCCGCGACCTCCCTTGGATCAAGAAGGTGGCGACGGAAGCACTCGGCCAGCCGTATCCCGACCGGAAGCAGGCTCACGCAGGGATCCAGGCGGCCATCATGGGGTTCTACGAACGCCGGTACCCGGAGCTCGGCCGGAGTCGGAAAGCCGACATCGATCAAACGGTCGCCCGAGTCGTGGAACTCTACGACGGCAACGTCTTCCCCGAGATGAAGGTGAACTGGAAGACCCACAGCGACAACCGCGGCCACAAGGATTGGCCCGGCTGCTTCCGCTGCCACGACGGGCGACACGCGACCAGGAACGGCAAGGTGCTGAGCCAGGATTGTGCCCTCTGCCATACCCTTCCGGTGCGCGGACCGCTCCAACCCTTGGGGATCATGAGTACAGGCGCCCCCGGCGCCGCGGCGTCATGGCACCCCCTGGACCTTTCGGGGCAGCACGGCAAGCTCCTCTGCACCCGCTGCCACCAGGGCGGGAATTCTCCACCGGCAACCTGTACCGGGTGCCACAAGATCGACCCGGAGGCACCGATGATCGAGCAGGGGTGCGACTCCTGTCACCGGGTTCCGCAGGAGGTGACCGGCATGACGGCCTGCGGCGACTGCCATTCACCCAAAGGGTTGCATATGAAGGCGATTCATGCCAAGACCGCTTGCACCTTATGCCACAAGCCGCACCAGTGGCGCGTTACCGGGCGGGAGACTTGTATGCAGTGCCATGACGACAGGAAGGGGCACAACCCCGGCGTCGCCTGCGCCACCTGTCATGTGTTCGAGTAGATGTTGACATCAGAGGCATTTCGCCGGGGGTATTTTCCGGGCGCAGTGTTTACATTGAGAGGTGAACATTCAAAAGGAGGGATTGACCTGCCCCCCTCGGATCGGTCCGAGATGTGTTGATCCTTTTCAGACCGCCGTCCTCATTGGATTTTGGAGGGGAAATCGCACGGACCGCAAACCCCGCGTAGACAACGGCCTCTCGAGGATGTGTCGAGGAAATGGCGTGGAGTGGCTCTCCGTCCGCCGCTGGCAATCTCATTCTGTCGGCCTGGCTCGCGATGCCAGTACGAACCCCCAAGCCGATAGAATGCCGGGAATCACGAGACCGGGAACCGAGACCCATTGGGGAACTGTCCAACCAGCGATTGCTATTTCCCATCTGACGATCAGGCGCGTCAGATGTGCCGCTGCGACCACGAAGAACACCACGCTGCAGACGAGAAAGTACGTCTTCTGACTCATGTGCCGCCTCCCGTCCGAAAGATTCTGCCTCGTCTCCAATGATCGGTCGACCCCGATCTTAGTGTGAAACTCTTACGGACGTCTCTCTTTTATTGGAACGGTAAGTCGCACAGACCGCAAACCCCGTGCAAACAGACTGTGCTATCAAGCTCTCCTGCGACACCTCAGAATCAGGGATTGCAGACCTCGTAGTACCTCTGGAAATTCGCCATGTGCTCTGTTGAGGAAAGACGGGCATTGGGCTGAGGGATCACCTCGTACCGGCCGGGGAAGAGAGCCCGCAGATCGTTCTCGACAACTCCGGCTACGCCTTTTCCAACACAGATCACGCATTCCGGATTCGCCGAGGCGACCACCTGTTTCGTATACGACTCCCATGACTTCCGGAGAACCTCGGCCTTGGTCCTCCTTGAAACATTAACTCCACTCCCATAGACCGCAACAATGCTGGCATCTACGAGCCAGATTCCTTTCGTCCTCAGGTTCTTCAGCAGATTTATCTTATTCTGCAGCCGCTGTGGGAAGGGTGTCCCTCGC
This genomic interval carries:
- a CDS encoding PA2779 family protein gives rise to the protein MMSLRKAGWFVVLALAMAGWMGLLGSLRGVAEAGLIASHLSETNARSEDLGKIQSFLENKIVVQKLVDYGVSPEEAKAKVEAMSTQDLHRLASLTDRVAAGTDSGIGILIGIAVLIILIIVILKLMNKEVIIR
- a CDS encoding SRPBCC family protein translates to MSKKNTDRIEEKVFLRVPRARVWRALTDAEEFGAWFGVKLAGAFAPGASVKGTITEKGYEGLPFEIVVERIEPQRLFSWRWHPYAVDPEVDYSAEPPTHVVCELEEVFGDTFLAVVESGFDGIPAARRAEAYRMHVEGWAAQMKAIERYLAKAA
- a CDS encoding cytochrome C; this encodes MLLNIAVLGPFAGAGKGKNSFCGALCHTMTPEYVAYQSSPHAHVECVECHVGPGLSYFLKYKFAGARQLANLLLNNYPAPIPTPVESLRPARAVCEHCHWPGKFFGTKLVQRPHFRPDEKNTAEQITLGVKIGGRIFHSIHYNHISGVRKIDYAAVDRQEQDIPWVGVTRLDGTTEEYLSLDYKGPDRPFADGARTFDCIGCHNRPTHIFYSPDRAVKIYLAANLIFRDLPWIKKVATEALGQPYPDRKQAHAGIQAAIMGFYERRYPELGRSRKADIDQTVARVVELYDGNVFPEMKVNWKTHSDNRGHKDWPGCFRCHDGRHATRNGKVLSQDCALCHTLPVRGPLQPLGIMSTGAPGAAASWHPLDLSGQHGKLLCTRCHQGGNSPPATCTGCHKIDPEAPMIEQGCDSCHRVPQEVTGMTACGDCHSPKGLHMKAIHAKTACTLCHKPHQWRVTGRETCMQCHDDRKGHNPGVACATCHVFE